In the Candidatus Nanopelagicales bacterium genome, AGTCTTGAACTCGGTCTTTCTGCACGAGTGCATGCAGGCGGGGCTCACGTCGGCGATCGTGCACGCCTCCAAGATCCTGCCGATGAACCGGATTCCCGATGAGCAGCGCGAAGCCGCGCTGGACTTGATCTACGACCGTCGCGGATACGACGACAGCGGAGCCGTCACCCACGACCCCGTGCAGCATTTCCTCACGGTGTTCGCCGGCGTGTCCCCGACAGCGGGCGAAGACCGGGCGGCCGCGCTGGCCGCTCTGCCCTTGGACGAACGACTGCAGCGCCGGATCATCGACGCCGAGAAGAACGGTCTCACCGATGATCTGGATGAGGCGCTGACGACACGATCAGCTCTCGAGATCATCAACGACTCACTGCTGGCGGGCATGCGCACCGTCGGCGAACTCTTCGGTTCCGGTCAGATGCAGTTGCCGTTCGTCCTGGCCAGCGCCGAGACGATGAAGACTGCCGTGGCTCACCTGGAACCGTTCATCGAGAAGGTCGACGACTCGGGCAAGGGAACCATCGTGCTGGCCACCGTCAAAGGGGACGTTCACGACATCGGCAAGAACCTCGTCGACATCATCTTGACCAACAACGGCTACCAAGTCGTCAACATCGGGATCAAGCAACCCATCTCCGCCATCATCGAGGCCGCGGCCGAGCACGATGCCGACGCGATCGGAATGTCGGGGCTCCTGGTTAAGTCCACGGTGATCATGAAGGAGAACCTCGAAGAGTTGAACCAGCGTGGTGTTGCCACCCGGTGGCCGGTGTTGCTGGGCGGCGCGGCGCTCACCAGGGCCTACGTCGAGCAGGATCTCGCTGACATGTACGCCGGAGACGTCCGGTACGCCCGCGATGCGTTCGAGGGTCTGGCGCTCATGGATGCCGTCATGGCGGTGCGTCGCGGTGAGCCGGGTGCTGCGTTGCCTGAGCGACGCCAGCGGCGGGTTGCGCGCACTGACTCCTCCGAGGTCGCCTCGTCCGAGCCGACGGTATTGCCGGAGCGCTCGGATGTCGCCACGGATAACCCTGTCCCCACCCCGCCCTTCTGGGGGACGCGGGTCGTGCGGGGGATCGCCATGAGCGACATCGTGGAATACCTCGACGAGCGGGCGACATTCGTCGGTCAATGGGGGCTGAAACCCCTGCGGGGATCGTCCCAGACGTTCGAGGAGATCGCCGACGAAGAAGGCCGACCCCGGTTGCGTATGTGGTTGGACCGCATCAAGACCGACGGGCTCCTGGAACCCGCCATCGTCTATGGGTACTTCCCGGCCAACAGCGATGGCGACGACCTGATCATCTTCGACCCCGACGATCAGGACCGGGAGGTCGCGCGCTTCACCTTCCCCCGACAGCGGCGCGGCCGGCATTTGTGCCTGGCCGACTTCTTCCGGCCGATCTCTTCGGGGCAGCGCGACGTCATCGCCTTCCACATCGCCACCATGGGCGAAGTGGCGTCACAGTCCACCGCGCGGCTCTTCGAAGCCGACAACTATCGGGAGTACCTGGAACTGCACGGGCTCTCCGTCCAACTCACCGAGGCTCTCGCCGAGATGTGGCACGCGCGGATCCGGAGTGACTGGGGGTTCGCCGACGAGGACGACGCCGACCGCGCGGCACTGATCGCCAAACAGGGCTACCGCGGGTCGCGCTACTCGTTCGGCTATCCCGCGTGTCCAGACGTCGAGCAGCAGGTCGACCTCGTCCGACTGCTCCAACCCGAGCGCATCGGTGTCTCGCTCTCGGAGGAGATGCAGTTGCATCCCGAGCAGTCCACGTCGGCGTTGATCGTGCACCACCCGGAGGCGAAGTACTTCAATGCCACGTGATGTCCTCGGCTTCCAGTCAGTGCTGTTCGACATGGACGGCACCCTGGTCGACACCGAGCCCCTGTGGCAGAGCGCCGAGCGCGAGATCATGTCCGGCTACGGGGTCGCGTGGACGAAGGCGGACGAAGCGCACTGTCTGGGGGGATCGACGGATCGTGTGTGTCGGTACATGGCCGACCTGGTGACCGCCGCCGGTCGGCGACCGCCGACGCCTGAGCATCTCGCCGACATGTTCCTCGACATCATGCTGGGCCAGCTCCTCACACACCCACCGGAACCCCAACCTGGAGTTGCCGACCTGCTGCGCGAAGTCAGGGAAACCGGGCTGCCCACGGCGTTGGTGTCTTCGTCGTCGCGTCCTCTCATGTCCGCGGTGTTGGCGGCGATCGGCTCCGAATGGTTCGACGTGACCATCAGTGCTGACGATGTCGAGCGGCACAAGCCTGACCCGCTGCCCTACCAGCAGGCCTGCACTGAACTTGGTGTTGACCCCGCGTGGTCGTTGGCGATCGAGGACTCCCCAACGGGAGCCGCGTCGGCCTCGAGTGCAGGGGCTTACGTGGTCGCGGTCCAGCACCTGGCCGCGATCGAGAGCGGGCCCCGGTGCACGGTAGTCGATACGTTGAGCGGGATCGGGGTTGCTGAGTTGGCGGCGATGTTCACCCCACCGAGTGGCCCTTCGGGTTGATCACCGGTCCGATCGCGTCCCATCGACTGATTTCGCAGCCGTCCGTCCGAGAGAACTCGGCATCGACAGGAACGCCCTGGTAGGTGCCGGTGACCTTTGCCTTCTCAGGTCCGCCGTACACCTGTGAGCACACCGCATCTGCAGGGACCGGCGCGAAGGGATCAGGCACACCGGTCAGCACATCGCACGCCAATGCCGGATCGGGATGAGTGCCGCCTGGGGGATCGCACTTGAGTGTGACGCGGTCCCGGGTGCTCTTCCTGACAAAGATGATCGTCAGAGACGTGTCACCAGTACTGGTGGGTGTCGGGGCAATCGACGTGGGAGCTGGCGTGATGCTGGCTGTCGGATCGGGGGCACTCGTGCTCGTGCTACAGGCCGACAGCATCAGGAGCAGCGTCACAGGAACGACCGGAAGCCAACGCAGATCCTTCAGGTCTTTCACGTTTCCAGTGTGGCCCCCCGGTCGTGTCGGTGGCTCGCTGGGTCAGGGGCCGTTCGCGGGTGGGGGAGTGCCACCGAACTCGGGACACAAGTGCTGGAACGCGCACCAATTGCACAGTTTCGACGGGCTGGCCGGCCAGTGACCGGTCTGCCCGGCCCGTTCGATCGCGGCCCACAAAGCCGTGACCTTGGCCTCCGTGGCCCGGAGTTCGGCCTCTGAAGGATCGATCGAGAGCCGCTCCTGGTTGCCGAGATACAGCAGTTGCAGCCGGTCCGGCACACGGCC is a window encoding:
- a CDS encoding SSI family serine proteinase inhibitor; this translates as MKDLKDLRWLPVVPVTLLLMLSACSTSTSAPDPTASITPAPTSIAPTPTSTGDTSLTIIFVRKSTRDRVTLKCDPPGGTHPDPALACDVLTGVPDPFAPVPADAVCSQVYGGPEKAKVTGTYQGVPVDAEFSRTDGCEISRWDAIGPVINPKGHSVG
- a CDS encoding vitamin B12 dependent-methionine synthase activation domain-containing protein, whose amino-acid sequence is LVLDSTEPRVIEAGLEMLGGRSLINSVNYEDGDGPGSRFQQIMPIVKEHGAAVVALTIDEEGQARTAEWKVRIAERLITDLVDNWGMDPGDIVIDTLTFPIATGQDETRRDAIETIEAIREVTRLHPRVQTTLGVSNVSFGLSPAARQVLNSVFLHECMQAGLTSAIVHASKILPMNRIPDEQREAALDLIYDRRGYDDSGAVTHDPVQHFLTVFAGVSPTAGEDRAAALAALPLDERLQRRIIDAEKNGLTDDLDEALTTRSALEIINDSLLAGMRTVGELFGSGQMQLPFVLASAETMKTAVAHLEPFIEKVDDSGKGTIVLATVKGDVHDIGKNLVDIILTNNGYQVVNIGIKQPISAIIEAAAEHDADAIGMSGLLVKSTVIMKENLEELNQRGVATRWPVLLGGAALTRAYVEQDLADMYAGDVRYARDAFEGLALMDAVMAVRRGEPGAALPERRQRRVARTDSSEVASSEPTVLPERSDVATDNPVPTPPFWGTRVVRGIAMSDIVEYLDERATFVGQWGLKPLRGSSQTFEEIADEEGRPRLRMWLDRIKTDGLLEPAIVYGYFPANSDGDDLIIFDPDDQDREVARFTFPRQRRGRHLCLADFFRPISSGQRDVIAFHIATMGEVASQSTARLFEADNYREYLELHGLSVQLTEALAEMWHARIRSDWGFADEDDADRAALIAKQGYRGSRYSFGYPACPDVEQQVDLVRLLQPERIGVSLSEEMQLHPEQSTSALIVHHPEAKYFNAT
- a CDS encoding HAD family phosphatase codes for the protein MPRDVLGFQSVLFDMDGTLVDTEPLWQSAEREIMSGYGVAWTKADEAHCLGGSTDRVCRYMADLVTAAGRRPPTPEHLADMFLDIMLGQLLTHPPEPQPGVADLLREVRETGLPTALVSSSSRPLMSAVLAAIGSEWFDVTISADDVERHKPDPLPYQQACTELGVDPAWSLAIEDSPTGAASASSAGAYVVAVQHLAAIESGPRCTVVDTLSGIGVAELAAMFTPPSGPSG